One window of the Alligator mississippiensis isolate rAllMis1 chromosome 5, rAllMis1, whole genome shotgun sequence genome contains the following:
- the IBA57 gene encoding putative transferase CAF17, mitochondrial, translated as MLVRAARLGGARARSGAAAAAAGSCFPLRRALLRVRGPEAPAFLQGLLTHDVTQLARVEGAVPRALYAHALNVQGRCLYDLILYRLHESQEEEPNILLECDSTVLDSVQKHLKLYKIRRKVDIDPCLDLSLWAVLPGEQSGYVSSTLDKYKDKTLILTPDPRAEVMGWRLITSKETNPLEVVPGSQIGNIKEYHRHRYKQGIPEGVEDLPPGVALPLESNLAYMNGISFTKGCYIGQELTARTHHMGVIRKRLLPVQLSAPLLSGPIPEGSDILTESGKSAGKYRAGGDELGIALLRLANINEPLHINLPGDTAVNLTATVPKWWPKPANK; from the exons ATGTTGGTGAGGGCGGCGCGGCTCGGTGGGGCCCGGGCCCGGAGCGGGGCCGCCGCGGCCGCGGCCGGGAGCTGCTTCCCGCTGCGGCGGGCGCTGCTACGCGTGCGGGGCCCCGAGGCGCCCGCCTTCCTGCAGGGGCTGCTCACCCATGACGTCACGCAGCTGGCGCGGGTCGAGGGGGCGGTGCCGCGCGCCCTCTACGCGCACGCGCTGAACGTGCAGGGCCGCTGCCTCTATGACCTCATCCTTTACAG GCTTCATGAAAGTCAAGAAGAGGAGCCAAACATCCTGCTGGAGTGTGACAGCACCGTGCTGGACTCGGTTCAAAAGCATTTGAAATTGTACAAGATCCGGAGGAAAGTAGACATAGACCCCTGCCTTGACCTGTCTTTGTGGGCAGTCCTCCCAGGGGAGCAGTCTGGATATGTTTCCAGTACCCTTGATAAATACAAAGACAAGACTTTGATTTTAACTCCTGATCCCAGAGCAGAAGTCATGGGCTGGAGACTGATCACGAGCAAAGAGACAAACCCTCTAGAGGTTGTCCCTGGGAGTCAGATAGGAAACATTAAGGAGTATCATAGGCACAGATACAAACAAG GAATTCCCGAAGGTGTAGAAGACCTTCCTCCAGGCGTAGCCCTGCCCCTGGAATCCAACCTGGCCTATATGAACGGCATCAGTTTTACCAAAGGCTGTTACATTGGACAGGAGCTAACAGCGAGGACCCACCACATGGGTGTCATCCGTAAACGACTGCTCCCAGTTCAGCTTTCAGCTCCTCTGTTATCGGGACCCATTCCCGAGGGGTCTGATATCTTGACTGAATCGGGAAAATCAGCTGGCAAATACCGGGCTGGAGGAGATGAACTTGGCATTGCTTTGCTGCGATTGGCTAATATAAATGAACCGCTGCATATAAATCTACCAGGTGACACCGCTGTGAACCTTACTGCAACTGTACCCAAGTGGTGGCCAAAACCTGCCAATAAGTAA